The Christiangramia flava JLT2011 region CGGAATTTCAATTTATCCAAACGGAGATCAGCAGGAATTCGTAGACAAGAGCGCCCTGCCAACTACAAACCTTGGTATTAACACTCGTGCGGAATACAAGAACTTTGACGCATCTTTGTTCTTCTCTGGGCAGTACGGTTTCTATATTTATAACAACACCGCGAACGCCTTCTTTACAGCAGGTAGTATCAACAGTGGTCGAAATGTGACGACTGATGTACTGACCTCGGGTGAATCTCCAGCGAACGCTCCAGACGTATCTACAAGATTCCTGGAAAAAGGTGATTTCTTAAGACTTCAGAACGCCAGCATTGGTTATACTTTTGATCTGAATGAGAATTCATTCCTGGATAACCTGAGACTGTATGTAAATGGTCAAAACCTGTTTGTGATTACAGATTATAGTGGACTTGATCCGGAAGTTAACACGCAGACTCCTTTGAACAATCTGCCAACAGCCGGGATCGATTATACCTCTTTCCCAAGGCCAAGAACATTCACTTTCGGTTTAAATGCTAAATTCTAAAAAATTGATAATGAAAAATTATAGATTAAATTTAATAGTCGCGGCCTTCTGTGCGTTGGGAATCAGTTCCTGTACAGACCTCGAGATCGAGGAGACCGATTCGATAATTGTAAACCAGACAGGGGAGTTCACCGGGGTTTCAGATGTTGATGCGACCTTAAACGGTATTTATGATGCCGTACGCGGACAGCTGGAAAACCAGGCAAACCTGTATGCACTGAACGAAGTAAGTTCAGATGAATATTTAGTGCCTACTCGTGGAACCGACTGGGGAGATAACGGGGTTTGGAGAACTTTGCACCAGCATTCCTGGTCGCCAATTCACCCGTACGTGCGTGATGTATGGAACGAACAGAACTCAAATGTTTTCCGTACTACGGAAGTAATTGATTCCAGAAGTAATCCATCTGCCTCTCAGGAAGCAGAGGCTCGTTTTCTTCGTGCCTTCAGTATGTTTTGGGTGATGGATCTTTACGGGCAGGTGCCTTTTAGAGAGCCAGACGAAGGAATCGATGTAGATCCTCGAGTACTTACAAGAACTGAAGCTTTTGATTTTATCGTGAATGACCTGAATGTGGCAGTTTCCAATTTGGAAGCTGTTGGACCGGGAACTGGAACGAATAAGGCTACTAAAGCAGCTGCTCATTTCCTATTGGCAAAATTATACCTTAATAAGCATATTTACACCGGTTCAGGTTCTCCTGCTGCCAGTGATATGCAGGAAGTGGTGAGCCATGTCGATGCTATTGAAGGCATGGGCTTTGGATTGGTTGACGGATATTTCGGGATTTTCTCTGATAAGATCGATAATGAAACTATCTGGTACACCAATTCAGGTGTTGGAAACGTGATCTGGAATACATTGCATTATAACCAAACAACTCCGGCTAACAGTGGTGGAGGATGGAATGGTTTCACCACACTTTCTGAATTTTATGATCTTTTTGAAGGAGATCCAAACTCCAATTACGAAGGTGACGGCCAGGAAGAAAGACGTGGTTTTGTTCCAAAAGCCGGTAGCGCTGTTGGAGTAGATTTCGACGGTGACGGTGTGCCAGATGACCTGGATGAAGACGGCGACGGAATGCTTGACGGTTCACAAATTGGTTTCGGTCTTCTAATTGGCCAGCAATACGCGATCGATGGTTCCAAGCTTCAGGCTGAAGTTGGTAAAGACCTTATTTTCACCAAAGAATTACCAGGACTGCTTGGTAACGGGCAGAGCACTGGAGTTCGTATGTTGAAATATCACCCATCCAACGGGTCGTACACCGGTCATAAAATCATCTTCCGTTATGCAGATGCTTTATTGATGAAGGCTGAAGCAGCTATGAACGGCGGTGGCGGTGATGCACTGGAGATCGTTAACGAGTTAAGAACGATTCGTAAAGCCACTCCATTAACTTCAGTTTCAGCTGATGATCTTATCGATGAACGAGGTAGAGAGATGTACGGAGAGTTCTGGAGAAGGAATGACCTGATCCGTTTCGGTAAGTTTACTGAAACCTGGGAATTCAAAGATAATACGGAAGAATTCAGAACATTATTCCCAATCCCGGCTTCGGCAATTATTTCCAATCCGAACTTAACGCAAAATCCGGGTTATTAATTACTTAGGTAACCAAAATAGGAAAGAGGGCTTCGGCCCTCTTTTTTGTTATAGATTTGTTAAAAAATTTACATCAGTTTTTATATATTCGAAGAAATTAAAGGGCAGATTTGTGTGATGGATAAATATTTCAGGTTTTTTTTAGTAATTACCTGCATCTGCTTTTTTGCGTCATGCAAGAAAGACTCTTTCTTATTTGAAAGATTGCCCGCTTCTCAAACCGGCATCAGCTTTTCGAATGATCTTGATCCGGAATCTCCGTTTAATATTTTCAATTATCTCTATTACTACAATGGCGCGGGTGTTGCCGCGGCCGATTTTAACCGGGACGGCCTCATCGACCTGTATTTTACCGGCAATCAAACTGCTGATAGGCTATATCTCAATAAAGGCAATTTTCAGTTTGAAGACGTGACAAGCCTTACCGGGATCGATAATACTTCCGGCTGGACGACCGGTGTCTCCAATGTAGATATTAATAATGATGGTTTGATGGACCTGTATGTTTGCAAGGTCAGTGAACTGTCAGATCCGCGTGATCACAATCGCTTGTATCTGAATCTGGGAGTAGACGGCAACGGCGTTCCGAAATTTAAGGAACAAGCTGAAGCATTTGGTTTGGCTTTTCAGGGATATTCCACACAGTCGGCTTTTTTTGATTATGACCTGGATGGTGATCTGGATATGTATTTGCTCAATCATTCCACGCATCCCAATCGCAATTATGGCCGCGGTTCAAAAAGAAATTCCGTGGATGCCAAATCTGGCGACCGGCTGTACGAAAATGAAAATGGAAAATTTCGAGATGTCTCTGCCGAAGTCGGTTTGCACCAGGGAATTATTGGTTACGGGCTTGGAATTTCAGTGGGCGATCTCAACGCTGATGGTTTCCCCGATCTCTACATAGGGAATGATTTTTTTGAAAATGATTACGTCTATATCAACCAGCAGGATAAAACTTTCCGCGATATTAATGCGGAAGAGCACGGAGGTATTGGTCACACCACTCATTTCTCTATGGGCAATGACATCGCCGATGTGAATAACGACGGCCTGCCTGATATTCTTTCTTTGGATATGCTTCCGCAGGATCTGGAGACCTATAAAACTTCTGGTCTCGAACATCCTTACCAGACCTACAGCAATTACCTGAGAAATGGTTTCAACCCGCAATACATGCAAAATACCTTGCAGCTAAATAATGGTTCCGGTTTTTCAGAAACAGCCTTTTTGAGCGGTATTGCAGCTTCTGAATGGTCATGGGGAGCCTTGTTTGCTGATTTTGACAACGATTCCTTCCAGGATGTTTACATTACCAACGGGATCAAGGGCGCTACGAACGACATGGATTATATCCGGTTTATTTCGAATGAAAAAATTCAGAAACAGCTAAGCCAGGGTGAAAATGCAAATTTTGAAAAGATCATCCAGGAACTTCCGGAGAAAAAGGTGCCAAATTGCTTTTTTCAGAATAATGGAGATCATGTTTTTGAAGATCGCAATGGGGAGTGGATCGAAAATATTTCCAGTTTCAGCCACGGCTTTGTTTATGCCGATCTCGACAATGATGGGAACCTGGACCTGGTGGTGAATAATACCGATGAGGAAGCTTTCGTATATAGAAATAATATGAACTCAGAAAGCACCAATTTCCTGGATGTTGAACTTAACGGTTCGGCTAATAACAGAAACGGGATAGGCGCGAAAGTATTTGTTTACACTAAAGGCAATCTACAGTTTCGGGAGCATTATCTCACGCGCGGCTATCTTTCATCGCTGGCCCCAGGATTACATTTTGGTTTGGACAAGCATAAGAAAATAGATTCTTTAAGGATCGTTTGGCCAGATGCTTCTTCAGAAATTCTTCGATCGGTAGCAGCCAATCAAAAGCTGGTGTTGGACTATAGCAATGCCGTAAAGGCTCCCAGCAAGCCTGTCAGAAAAGAAAACTCTAACTTTCTAGAGCCAAAAGATGCTGTTTTTGATTATGTGCATGAAGAGCAGTCCAGCTTAGAATTTAACCGCGAAGTGCTCATTCCTTATGCATCGACGAATCTTTCTCCGCGTTGTAGCGTGGGTGATTTGAATAATGACGGATTGGAAGATATCATTTTTGGCGGCGGAAAATCTCAGCAAGCAGAAGTTTATTTGCAGGATCTGGAAGGAACATTTACAAAATTGGAAAATATGCTCGCTGGCAATGCGATTGCTGAGAACACTGATCAGGTGATTTTTGATGCTAATGGCGATGGCCTCAACGATATCCTGATGGTTTCCGGAGGAAATGAATTTCAGAAAGGAGCTGCGCTGAAGCCAAGATTGTACTTTCAGGAAAATGGCAAATTTACAGAAGACAGCCTGGCTTTTCAAAATATCGAACTGAATGCGTCCCGCGTGAAGGCCGTTGATTTTAATAATGACGGCGCCCTGGATGTTGCGATAAGCGCTGATGTGGTTCCCGGAAAATTTGGGGAAATCCCGCGGCAGTATTTATTCCTGAATAACGGGAAAGGTCAGTTTTCTGATGTTACCCAGCAGTTTTCTGAAGATTTTGGAAGTGCAGGAATGGTGCATGATATGGAATGGATAGACCTGAATCAGGATGGTTTTCTAGACGTGGTGCTAGCCGGCTACTGGATGCCCATCACCATTTTGATCAATGAAAAAGGTAGATCTTTACGAAAACTGGATAGTCAACTTGGAAATAGCAATGGCTGGTGGAACTGTATTCGCGTTGCCGATTTTGACCAGGACGGTGATTTGGACCTGGTTGCAGGAAACTGGGGGTTGAACAGTAGGCTGGAAGCTTCGGTGGAACAACCATTGAGTTTGTACCTGAATGATTTTGACGAGAATGGTTCGAAAGATCCGGTTATCACGTATTTTTATAAAAATGAGGAAACTCCTTTTGCTTCCAAAGACGAGCTGGATCGCCAGATGCCATTTCTGAAGAAAAAATTCACCACCTACCAGTCATATGCACAGGCTGAATTTTCTTCTATCTTTCCGGAGGAAAAGCTGGAAAACGCGAGTCTTCGTAAGGTTTACGAATTGGGAAGCTGCTATTTTGAGAATACGGGAGATCTTCAGTTTAAAAAGCACCGTCTGGGATTTGAAGCTCAGGTTTCTTCGGTTTTTGACATCGCGGTGGAAGATTTTAATGGCGATGGTTTCCCAGATCTGTACCTGGTTGGGAATAATTACGAAATCAGTACGCAATTGGGGAGGTTGGATGCACTTCATGGAGCTTTGCTTTTAAATAATTCCGAAGGAGCATTCAAAAATTCAACAAATACACCGTTCCTTCAGGGGCCGGCGAGAAATATTCAAAAAATCAATATTAACGGCCGGCCGCATCTTGTGGTGACCTTCAATGGAGGTGAACCGGCCGTTCTGGAACTTAATCTATCAGAAAATGAACATAAAGACTAATTGGATATCCTGTTTTTTAGGATTGGGAATCGCGTTATTTTCAGCCTGTAAATCTGATGATCGGAAAGAAGAAAAGAGCGCTTCCGAAGAACTGAATGAAAATGCCCTTTTCACGCTGATGTCTGCTGATTCTACCGGAGTCGATTTTTTCAATGAGGTCAAGAACAAACCTGATTTCAACATTTTCAGGTACCGGAATTTCTACAACGGCGGTGGCGTGGCCATTGGAGACATCAACAATGACGGGCTTCCGGATATTTATTTCACCGGAAACATGACCAGCAATAAGCTGTACCTGAACAAAGGAAATTTTCAGTTTGAAGATATTACAGAAAGGGCTGGAGTTGCCGGCAACAAACCCTGGTCTACCGGCGTGAATATGGTTGATATCAATAATGACGGCCTGTTGGATATCTATGTGAGCAATGCCGGGAACATGGAAGGTGACAACCACAATAACGACCTGTTCATTAATAACGGCGATCTCACGTTCACTGAAATGGCCAAAGAATACAACCTTGCCGAAACGGGATTTAGCACGCATGCCGCGTTCTTCGATTATGACAAAGATGGGGATCTGGACGCCTATATCTTGAATAACAGCAATATTCCTGTAAGCAGCCTTGGGTATGCGGAACAGCGAAACGTTCGGGCCCAGGACTGGGAGGGCGTTCCAAAGATCTTCCGTGGGGTTGGCGATATGCTTTTAAGAAATGATGACGGGAAGTTTACTGATGTTAGCGAGGAGGCCAATATCTACGGAAGCCTGATCGGTTTCGGTCTTGGCGTCATGGTAAGCGATTTCAACAACGACCTGTATCCCGATATTTACGTTTCCAACGATTTTTACGAAAGAGATTACCTATACATCAACAACCAGGATGGTACTTTTACGGAAGATATTGAAAACTGGACTTCGCACCTGTGTCTTTCGGCGATGGGAATTGATATGGCCGATATCAATAATGATGGTTTTGCCGATATTTTTATTACTGATATGCTTCCCGATTCGGAAGAACGGGTAAAATCAGTTATGGAATTTGAGGGGTATAACGTCTTTAAACTGAAACAAAGTAAGGACTTTTTTCAGCAGTATATCCACAATACACTACAGCTGAACAACGGGAACAATTCCTTTTCTGAAATTGCCCATTTTAGCGGCGTGGAAAGTACCGATTGGAGCTGGGCCGGCCTCATTTTTGACATGGATAACGACGGTCTTCGTGATATTTACGTGACTAACGGGATCAACCATGACCTTACCGATCTCGATTTTGTACAGTTTTTTGCCAATGAGATCATTCAGAAAATGGCTCTTACAGGGAAAAAAGAGGCGATAGACAGCATTATCAAGAAAATGCCGGTGACACCATTGCCCAACTATGCATTTCACAATACTGGCGACCTGAAATTCAAAGATGCAGCGAAAGATTGGGGAATGGGAACACCCAGTTTATCAAACGGTTGTGCTTACGGTGACCTGGATAATGATGGTGACCTGGATCTGGTGGTCAATAATGTGAATATGACCTCTTTTGTATATCGCAATAATTCTGAAAAACACAAGGGACATAACTTTCTGCGGTTGAAATTAAAAGGTTCTGAAAAGAACCAGTTTGGCATTGGCAGCATCATCCGGCTTTATCACGGTGAAGAAGTTATGATGCAGGAACAAAATCCCTCGCGAGGGTTTCAGTCTTCTATGGATTATGTGCTGAATATTGGCCTCGGAAAGACCGAAAATATTGATTCCCTCCGGATCGTATGGCCTAATAACAGGTCGCAACTTTTAAAGAATATTCCCGTAAACCAGCTTTTAACACTGGATATCCAGAAGGCGAATGAAGCATATAAAGCCCCGAAACCAGAAAAAAAACAAAGATTACTTACAGAAATTCCAAACCAGTCACTGGAAAGTCACCAGGAGAACAGTTATACTGATTTTGATTACGAAGGAATGATCTATAAAAAACTTTCGCAGGAAGGTCCGGCAATGGCTGTTGGTGATATAAACGGAGATGGAAACGAAGATGTATTCATTGGGGGCGCAAAAAAACAGCCCGGTACCATTTACCTGAATCGTGGGAATGGCAAACTTCAGAAAAGCGTTCAGAAAAACCTGGATGCCGATTCCAATTATGAAGATACTGCAGCCGCCTTTTTCGACGCTGATGGTGACGGGGACCTGGATTTGATGATTGGGTCCGGCGGAAACGAGATCGGCGAGGAGAAGAATTACCGTCCCCGATTATATTTGAATGACGGGAAAGGCAATTTTAGCAATACAGATAAAACCATCCCGGCCGTCAACCAGAATATTTCCGCGATCGCACCTTATGATTTTGATGGCGATGGCGACATGGATATTTTTGTGGCATCGCGCAGTGTAGCGGTGAATTACGGAATTGATCCGCAGCATTTGTTCCTAGAAAATCGTGGAAATGGGGAGTTTGTGAACGCAACGGAGCGCATTGCTTATGATCTCAAATACGCCGGAATGATTACCGCTGCCATCTGGGAAGATATAAATGGCGATGGAAAGAAAGACCTTGTAACGGTTTCTGATTGGGGAGCGCCACGGGTTTTTACCAATTCCGGTAGACGCCTGAGCTACCTGAAAAGCAACCTCCAGGATTACGAGGGCTGGTGGAATACGGTGGAAGCGGCAGATCTTGATAATGACGGGGATATGGACCTTGTGCTGGGTAATAAAGGCGAAAATGTGCCCTACAAAACTTCTGAAAAGGAGCCGATGAAAATGTGGGTAAACGATTTTGACAATAACGGAACCATTGAACAGATCGTTACCAAACAAAAAGACGGGAAGGATTATCCCTTGCATATGAAAAGCGAAATGATCTCGCAGCTTGTTTTCTTAAAGAAAGGAAACCTGAAAGCTTCAGATTATGCCAAAAGGACGATACAGGAGTTAATTCCTTCAGACAGGATCAAGAATTCAATCATTAAAAAAGCAGTGATTTCTGAATCAGTGATCGCAGTCAATGATGGCAACGGTCAGTTCCGAATTCAGAAACTGCCTGCCCGTGCCCAGTTTTCCTGTGTTTGCGGAATTACCTGTACGGATGTGAACAACGACGGAAACCTGGACCTGGTAATGGGCGGTAATGATTTCGAGTTTAAACCACAGTTTTCACGCCTGGATGCCAGCTACGGAAATGTTTTACTGGGGGATGGAAAAATGAATTTTGACTGGCAGGATTATTCGAAAAGTGGTTTTAATATTAAGGAAGAAATCAAATTCCTGAAGCAATTCCATGATAAGAACGGCAAGACTTTCGTAATCGCAGCTATTAACAATGAAAAACCTAGAGTTTTTGAGATCAATTAAATTTTCGGCAATTTGTTTCGGCCTGATGGCAATTGTTTCCTGCCAGAAGGAACAGGAATCGGAGGTTCCTGAGACATTCTTCAGCAATCCTTCCGCAGAAGAAACCGGTCTGAACTTTACCAACCAGCTAACGGAAAACCGGGATGCGAATATTCTCGACTACCTGTATTTTTACAACGGCGGGGGGGTAAGTATTGGCGATATCAATAATGATGGACTGGCCGATATTTATCTTACGGGTAACCAGGTAAAAAATAAATTGTTTCTGAATAAAGGCAATTTTGAATTTGAAGACGTAACAGAAGAAGCCGGAGTTGCCGGTGAAAGCAGCTGGAATACAGGTTGTACGATGGCCGACGTGAATGGCGACGGACTCCTGGATATTTATGTTTCAGCAGTAGTTGGCGTTAATGGATTTCGCGGTCACAATGAGTTATTCATTAACAATGGTGATCTTACCTTCACTGAAATGTCGGCCAAATACGGGCTTAATGAGGAAAGTTTTTCGTCTCAGGCAGCTTTTTTCGATTTTGATAATGACGGCGATTTAGATGTGTATATTTTAAATCATGCCGTGCACACCAATGAATCTTTTGGGCCTTCGAGCATTCGCGAAAAACGAGTGTATGAAAGTGGCGACAAGCTGATGCGCAACGATGGCGGGAAATTTACCGATATCAGTGAGGAAGCGGGAATCTTTGGTGGTGCTAACAGTTATGGTTTGGGACTTACTACGGCCGATTTTAATAACGACGGCTTTACAGATATCTACGTGGGGAATGATTTTCACGAAGATGATTATTTCTATATCAACAACGGCGATGGCACATTTAGCGAGAGCCTGAAAGATCAGTTTGGGCATATTTCCCGTTTTTCAATGGGCAACGATGCTGCAGATATCAATAATGACGGCTATGTAGACCTCATGACCCTGGATATGCTGGCGGAAGATGAAACCGTACTCAAAGCAAGTGCCGGTGACGATAGTTACAACGTACATGAACTGAAAACCGGGAAATTGGGTTACCAGCCACAATATACCCGTAATATGCTACAGCTGAATAATCACGGCCAGTTCTTTACCGAAACCGCGCTTATGAGCGGCGTCGCTGCTACTGACTGGAGTTGGGGGCCACTTTTTGCTGATTATGACCAGGACGGGAAAATAGATCTGTTCATTACCAATGGAATTCCGAAACGACCGAACGATCTGGATTACGTTAAGTTCATTTCAAATGAGCAGATACAGAAAAAACTGGATCAAACCACTCTGGTCGATAACCAGGCGTTGGACCTGATGCCTGAAGGCAGGGTTACCAATTATTTCTTTCGTGGAATGGGAAACGGAATGTTCGAAGATGATACTAAAAACTGGATCAAGAACGATTCGATTATTTCTACAGGTGTAGCTTATGGCGATCTGGACAACGACGGAGATCTCGATATCGTGACCAACAACGTGAACAGCCCGGTTAGCATTTATCGCAATGACCAGGCAGATGGAAATTATCTACAGGTAAGTTTCAGAAATGATTCTGGTAATACCTTTGGGATCGGTTCCACTGGCGTGTTATTTACAAGCGAAGGAACCCAAATCCGGCAATTATATGCCACCAGATCCTACCAGTCAGCTTCCCAACCTATTCTACACTTTGGAATTCCGAAAGACGTGAAAATAGATTCTTTACACCTGGAATGGCCTGGAGGAAAGTCCTTGACTTTGAAAAATGTCAAACCAAATCAATTGTTACAGGTTCATTATAAGGATTTTATTCAAGATACTGATTTTAAGAATTTTAAATACAATAATGAGAGCCAACTATTTAAGTTACTGGCCAATGATTTTGGCTTGAATTATGAACACCTGGAAAATGATTTCAGTGATTTTGATATGCAGAAACTGATTCCTCATAAGTTTTCTGATCTTGGTCCTGCAGTAACAGTTGCTGATGTTAATAATGACGGATTGGAAGATGTTTTTTTCGGGGCCTCCCGTTTCCAACCGGCGCAGATTTTTATCCAGGGAACTGATGGTTTCCACGCTAAAAGCTATGAAAGTATTGCTGAAGATTCCCTTGCCGAAGATGTTTCCGCTACTGCGGGAGATTTCAATAACGATGGAAAAATAGACATTTTGGTAGCTTCCGGTGGAGGAGAATCGGTTGGGGCGAATAACTGGCTGTTAGATCGATTGTATCTTGGTACTGAAAATGGTTTTGTAAAAGACACTCTTTTCCCGGAAACCTTTGCCAATTCATCGATAGTCAAATCAGCCGATTTCGATAAAGACGGTGACCTGGATGTATTTATTGGCGCAAATTCAGTTAATTATGACTACGGAAATATGCCAAAATCTGCATTGCTTCTAAATGAAAATAGACAGTTCACGAAACTTCAGCATGCAGAATTTGAGAATATCGGGATGGTGAACGATGCCAGCTGGACAGACTTCGATCAGGACGGTAACCTGGATTTGATCTTGGTAGGAGAGTGGATGTCACCACGGTTTTTCAGAAATAACAGTGGAAAATTTGAGGACGTGACACAAGACTTGATTTCCGAAAAGCTGAATGGTATGTGGCAAAGCATCCAGCCATTTGATGCAGATGGCGATGGGGATGAAGATTATCTTTTGGGTAACTGGGGACTGAATACCAAGCTGAAAGCTGATGAGAAAACGCCTCTGCGGATGTATTACAGTGATTTTGATGGGAATGGCCTTACTGAAACGTTGATCGCTGCTGAAAAAAATGATAAATATTATTTCATTGGAGGTCTGGACGATCTTTCCGCGCAACTAAGCACCTTATTGAGGAAACGATTTACTTCCTATCAAAAATTTGCGGGGAAAGCCGTGAATGAGATCTTCACTCCTGAAGAACTGAATGATGCGACCTTGTTCGAGATTCACACGCTGGCTTCCGGTTACCTCGAAAACAGGGATGGAAAATTCGTTTTCCACGCTTTCCCTTCCCAGCTGCAGGTTGCACCGATTAGAAGCATGCTTCGCTATGATTTCGATCAAGATGGAAAAGAAGAAGTTCTTTTTGCGGGAAACTATTTCGGTGTTACCCCGTATCACGGTAAGTTCGACGGTTTAGGCGGACTCCTTTATTTTAACAAGGATAAAATTCTGAATTCCGTTGAAATTGGTTTAAATTTATCACAAAATTCTGTTAAAAATCTTTCAGTAATTGAAATAGGGAAGAAGCCATATTTGCTGGTAACTTCCAATAATTCCAAAGTCTTATTGTATGAAATTACATCGGTCAATGAATAAAATCCTGGTTTTTGCGATGCTATCGTTCTTACTGATCTCCTGTTCTGAAAAGCAAGAGATCGAAGTTACGGCAAACGATTTTCACAATGCCAATGATTATGTGAGTAAGACGATGGTCCATGATATTTTTTCACCGCCGGTTGCCAGCCGCGTATACGCTTATACCAATATCGCCGCATATGAGACCATAGCTCAGTTTGATCCTGCCTACCAGAGTCTTGCCGGACAGCTTACCAATCTCAAGCCAGTGCCCGCACCGGAATCTGAAAAAACAAATGGCAAGATCGCCGCGCTTGTGGCTTTTTATGATATTGGCACGAGCCTGGTTTTTTCCGAAGATATGCTGAAGTCTAAAAGAGACAGTATTTTCCAGAACTGGAAGGAAATAGATGAAGAAACATTCAAGGTTTCCGAAGCTTATGGCCTTAAAGTCGCACAGCATATCAAAGACTGGATGAAACAGGATAATTACGCTGAAACTCGTACCATGCCTAAATTTTCGGTTCATACGGAAGAAGAGGCAAGATGGCAGCCCACTCCGCCTTCCTATATGGATGGGATCGAGCCACACTGGATGAAAATTCGTCCTTTCGCAATCAACGCAGCAGATCAGTTTAAGCCTGCGCCGCCTCCGGAATTTTCCATGGAGGAAGGCAGCAAATTCCATAATGAACTAATGGAAGTTTATAATATCCGGGAAGAGATTGCCGAAGATGAGGAAAACAGTGAGAAAATGGCTATTGCTAAATTCTGGGACTGTAACCCGTATGTTTCCATTCTTCGAGGTCACCTGATGTTTGCAACCAAGAAAATTACACCGGGAGGTCACTGGATCGGGATCACCAAGATCGCCTGCAAAAAAGCCGATGCTGATTTTGATAAATCTGTTTATGCCTATGCAAAAACTTCCGTAGCCATTGCTGATGCTTTCATTAGCTGTTGGGACGAAAAATACCGTAGCAACCTGGTGAGGCCAGAAACCCTCATCAATAAGTACGTAGATGAAAACTGGCAATCTGTACTGCAAACTCCGCCATTTCCGGAGTACACCAGCGGTCATTCGGTCGTTTCCGGAGCCGCAGCGATTTCGCTAACCAGTATTTTCGGTGATAATTTCGCTTTTGATGATGATACGGAAGAAGATTTTGGTTTACCAATGCGTTCTTTCAAATCTTTCAATGAAGCTTCGGCAGAAGCTGCGAGAAGCAGGCTTTATGGCGGGATTCATTATCGTTCGGCCATTGAAGTTGGTCTTGTACAGGGACGTGCGCTAGGGAATTTCGTGGTGAATAAGCTTCAAATGACCTCAGAAAAAGAGGCAGATGGAGAAATTGCTTCGAAATAGATGAATAAGATCGTTTCTATTGTGCTGTTCCTGCTTATCGCCGGCATGATCTGGTTTTTCTTCGTGAAGCAGTAT contains the following coding sequences:
- a CDS encoding vanadium-dependent haloperoxidase — protein: MNKILVFAMLSFLLISCSEKQEIEVTANDFHNANDYVSKTMVHDIFSPPVASRVYAYTNIAAYETIAQFDPAYQSLAGQLTNLKPVPAPESEKTNGKIAALVAFYDIGTSLVFSEDMLKSKRDSIFQNWKEIDEETFKVSEAYGLKVAQHIKDWMKQDNYAETRTMPKFSVHTEEEARWQPTPPSYMDGIEPHWMKIRPFAINAADQFKPAPPPEFSMEEGSKFHNELMEVYNIREEIAEDEENSEKMAIAKFWDCNPYVSILRGHLMFATKKITPGGHWIGITKIACKKADADFDKSVYAYAKTSVAIADAFISCWDEKYRSNLVRPETLINKYVDENWQSVLQTPPFPEYTSGHSVVSGAAAISLTSIFGDNFAFDDDTEEDFGLPMRSFKSFNEASAEAARSRLYGGIHYRSAIEVGLVQGRALGNFVVNKLQMTSEKEADGEIASK